Proteins encoded together in one Oncorhynchus gorbuscha isolate QuinsamMale2020 ecotype Even-year unplaced genomic scaffold, OgorEven_v1.0 Un_scaffold_7315, whole genome shotgun sequence window:
- the LOC124029699 gene encoding leucine-rich repeat-containing G-protein coupled receptor 5-like, translating into DLNYNNLEEFPIAIRALSTLKELGFHSNNIKSIPEQAFTGHSTLLTIFFYDNPIQFVGQSAFQHLPELRTLSLNGAAEITEFPDLTGTKSLESLTITGARITSLPTTVCDQLPNLQVLDLSYNMIQALPSFRGCEKIQKIDLHHNEIEELHADTFQGLTSLRSL; encoded by the exons AGATCTCAACTACAACAACCTGGAAGAGTTCCCTATTGCAATCAGAGCCCTGAGCACCCTGAAGGAGCT GGGTTTCCACAGCAACAACATCAAGTCCATCCCCGAGCAGGCCTTCACTGGACACTCCACTCTTCTGACAAT ATTCTTCTACGACAACCCCATTCAGTTTGTTGGCCAGTCGGCCTTCCAGCACCTCCCTGAGCTGCGGACACT ATCTCTGAATGGTGCAGCAGAAATCACAGAGTTCCCGGACCTCACTGGCACCAAGAGTCTTGAGAGCCT GACCATCACTGGAGCTCGCATCACATCCCTACCTACCACTGTGTGTGACCAACTACCCAACCTGCAAGTGCT AGATCTGTCCTACAACATGATCCAGGCTCTGCCCAGCTTCAGAGGATGTGAGAAGATTCAGAAAAT TGATCTGCACCACAATGAAATTGAAGAGCTGCATGCTGACACATTCCAGGGACTGACTTCCCTACGGTCTCT